The nucleotide sequence ATAATGTCTTTATAAACTTTTCTTGTAAAAATGTCTATCCAATCTACTACAGTAAATGTTACGTAGTGTACTTTAGATTGATCTCGTATTTTATAGCCATCTGTTTCCATAGCTTTTAAATATATAAAAAAAATGCTGTGCTACTTTTATTGCTTTACGAAGTTTTAAACTTCGCATATAAACATAATAAAAGCAAAAGCTACACCTAATATAAAAATGTAGCTTCTTATTAACTATTGCTTTTACTTCTTCTTATTACTATGCTCCGAAGTCATAGACTTCGAAGAGCTGGGTTTAAAACTTCGCATATAAACATAATAAAAGCAAAAGCTACACCTTATAAAATGTAGCTTCTTATTAATTATTGCTTTTACTTCTTCTTATTACTATGCTCCGAAGTCATAGACTTCGAAGAGCTGGGTCTCTAAACTTACACCAAAAGAAAAAGAGCATATATATATTACTATAGATGCTCTTATTCGTGATTTTAATGCTAAAAAAGCGTATGCTTAATTCAGTAACTTAAAAGTTTCAAAAAAGGTATTAGCTGATTGTAAATACTTCTCGAAGTCTTTGGTCTTTGCTGTATAAGTGATTAAATAAGCCTTATTGTTTTTAATTAAATAAGCCTGTTTCAATTTAAGGTCTAAAAAATTCCCTTTACTTATGTCTTTTGGGATTGTGTAAAAAAGCTCTTTAGCGTTAACACCTCCTATTGTAACACCTTTGTCACTTGTAACTGTATTTTTCCCAAGAGCCTGTTGCATTTGCTGTAATGTAAGATTGTGATAATCTTCTAAACTCATAGGGTTCTGTGATAAGTCTTGAACAATTACATTCAAATTGTTTCTAAAGTTAGTTTTATCTTCCTTATCTCCTTTGGTTAAAAAAACTGTATGACCATTCATAAGCTGTTTTTCCCATAAGTCATTATAGGAAAATGCAAATCCTCCTTTCTCACTCTTATATTCCTGTAATTTCTCTTGTGAGCAACCAGTAAGGCTCATCATTAAAAATAAAATTGTTATGTATTTCATATTTTATTCATCTAT is from Pontimicrobium sp. SW4 and encodes:
- a CDS encoding PsbP-related protein, with product MKYITILFLMMSLTGCSQEKLQEYKSEKGGFAFSYNDLWEKQLMNGHTVFLTKGDKEDKTNFRNNLNVIVQDLSQNPMSLEDYHNLTLQQMQQALGKNTVTSDKGVTIGGVNAKELFYTIPKDISKGNFLDLKLKQAYLIKNNKAYLITYTAKTKDFEKYLQSANTFFETFKLLN